The following are encoded together in the Culex pipiens pallens isolate TS chromosome 1, TS_CPP_V2, whole genome shotgun sequence genome:
- the LOC128092362 gene encoding basic proline-rich protein-like, with translation PPPPPPPPPPPPPPPPPPPPPPPPRRPPHPPPPPPPPPPPPPPPPPPPPPPPPPPPPPPPPPPPPPPPPPPPPPTPPPPPPPPPPPPPPPPPPPPPPPPTPPPPPPPPPPPPPPPPPPPPPPPPPPPPPPPPPPPPPPPPPPPPPPPPPPPPPPPPPPPPPPPPPPPPPPPPPPPPPPPPPPPPPPPPPPPPPPPPPPPPPPPPPPPPPPPPPPPPPPPPPPPPPPPPPPPPPPPPPPPPPPPPPPPPPPPPPPHPPPPPPPPPPPPPPPPPPPPPPPPPPPPPPPPPPPHPPPPPPPPPPPPPPPPPPPPPPPTPPPPPPPPPPPPTPPPPPPPPHPHPPAPPPPPPHPPPPPPPPPPPPPPPPPPPPPPPPHHPPPPPPPPPPPPPPPPPTPPTPPTPPPPPPPPPPPPPPPPPPPPPPPPPPPHPPPPPPPPPHPPPPPHPQIKPPKLLPKTANKLPPIHCQKPPPKKSVQNLPITIRFPKPGSLHPHT, from the exons cccccccccccccccccccccccccccccccccccccccccccccccccccccccccccccccccccccccccgccgccccccccacccccccccccccccccccccccccccccccccccccccccccccccccccgccccccccccccccccccccccccccccccccccccccccccccccccccccccccccccccccccccccccccccccccccccaccccccccccccccccccccccccccccccccccccccccccccccccccccccccccccccccccccccccccacccccccccccccccccccccccccccccccccccccccccccccccccccccccccccccccccccccccccccccccccccccccccccccccccccccccccccccccccccccccccccccccccccccccccccccccccccccccccccccccccccccccccccccccccccccccccccccccccccccccccccccccccccccccccccccccccccccccccccccccccccccccccccccccccccccccccccccccccccccccccccccccccccccccccccccccccccccccccccccccccccccccccccccccccccccccccccccccccccccccccccccccccccccccccccccccccccccccccccccccccccccccccccccccccccccccccccccccccccccccccccccccccccccccccccccccccacccccccccccccccccccccccccccccccccccccccccccccccccccccccccccccccccccccccccccccccccccccccccccccccccccccccccccaccccccccccccccccccccccccccccccccccccccccccccccccccccccccccccccccccccccaccccccccccccccccccccccccccccccccccccccacccccccccccccccccccccccccccacccccacccccccgccccaccccccccacccccccaccccccccccccccccccccccccccccccccccccccccccccccccccccccccccccccccccccccccccaccaccccccccccccccccccccccccccccccccccccccccccccccccccctaccccccccaccccccccaccccccccccaccccccccccccccccccccccccccccccccccccccccccccccccccccccccccccccccccccaccccacccccccccccccccccccccccccccccaccccccccccccaccccacccccaaaTTAAACCTCCAAAACTACTGCCAAAAACCGCCAATAAACTCCCGCCAATACACTGCCAAAAACCGCCACCAAAAAAATCCGTCCAAAACCTGCCAATTACTATCCGCTTCCCAAAACC TGGCAGCTTGCACCCCCACACCTAA